In candidate division KSB1 bacterium, the DNA window GGGCCTCGCCGATTTGGCCCACCTGGTCCCAGCGGTAGAGCATGTCGCGGTGCACCTGGTCGACGCTCACCCCTGTGATGTTGTCGTGGGGATGGTTGGTCAACAGATGTTTCCAGGCCAGCTCCAGCAGCGCCGCAGGATACTCCTCACCCAACAGCAAGGCGAACGCCGACCAGGGTTCGGCCCACTTTTCCAACAGCGTTTGCATGCGCGCGTTGATCTGCTTCTGGTAGAGGCGCGTGGAGATGTTATCCTTCAGCAGCCTGTTGAACCAGTTGTCCACGCTGGGGTGGCGCCGCTCGCCCTTCAGCACGGTCAGCCGCGAGCGATCCACCGCCTTCTTGATCTTCTCCAGGACGGCCGGGAAAGAGCTGTGGATGTACACATCGCCCGTCTGCTTGGCGTTGCAGTACTCGATGACCTTGATGGTGTTGGGATGGGGAAAGACGCTGTCCATGCCGTCCAACACCACGAGGTACGGCGTGGTAGCGTCGGCGGCAACATCGGCGCGGATGTTCTTCATCCCTTCGTCCAGCACGGCAGTGTTAAAGTGCTCCAGCGACGAGGGCTTCAGCAGCCAGTAATCCTGGTCGCCGGCAGCCGCGTCACATCGGCGGAAGGGCATCTGGCCCAGCGACCAGCGGTAGATGCCATCGTGGGAGGCATTTTCGTACATGGTGGGCCGCAGCAGGTGAATCCAGAAGGCGGCCCTGCTGAACAAGGCACTCAGTCGCAGTCCGAGAATCTGCGTGCCGTCCGGCGCCTCCAGGATGTACTCGGTGGCGCACTCGTCTCGGGCGATGCCGCGATAGAACATCATGCCGTCGATGCCAAAGCCGGCGTAGATCTGCGCAATTTGCGAAAGCTGGCCGTAGGAGGTCGGCGTGTACCCGACCTTCATGACCGCGCCGAACTGGCCGGCGACCTTATGGCCCCGCATCAGGTTGCGTACGATGGCCTCGCCGCTGACCGTGTTCATCTCCGGCAGTGTGTACCACGGCCCCACCAGCAGGCGCCCTTCGCTGATGAACTTTTTCAGCTCCTCCCTTTTCTCGGGCCGCACCTCCAGGTAGTCTTCCAACGGAATCGTTTGGGAATCAAGATGGTAGTGTTTGTATTCCGGGTAGCGGGCAAAGAGCTCCAACAGCCAATCCATCAACTCCACAAGATGGAGCCGGGTCTCTTGCGCCGGATAGCGCCATTCGCGATCCCAATGGGTGTTGGAGATGACATGAAACGCATAATGCTTTTCTGTGCCTTCCACGTCTTCCCTTCCTCAGAGAAACACCGTGCCGTGCCAGGGTCAACTCTCAGAAACCAAAGCTGATGGTAAAGCTGCTCACGCCGCCCAGAATGGGGCCGTAGTCGGCGTAGGAGTAGTCGATGGCTCCTTCCACGCCCAGCAACTCCTGGCGGAGGCCGGCGCCAAAGGACCAGGCGCCCAGGTCGGAGTTGGAGCGGTAGCCACCGCGCAGGAACAAGCTGCCGAACAGCCCGTATTCCATGCCAAAGTGTGCGCGCTCGCGATTGTCGGTGGGATGGAGAAGGTCCACTGCCAAGGTGAGCCGGTTGGCGGCGGTGTGAATGAGATCGTCGGCCAGGCCGATCCTGAAGATGAGCGGCATGCGGAACTTGTCGCGCAGGAACCTGATGTCCGGGCCGAAGTGCTGCGCCGCCACGGAGAGGCACAAGTGCCTGAACCCTGTCTCGTAGATGGCGCCAAAATCCACCAGCACATTGGCAAAGGAGTCCCTGTCCAGTTCCTCTCGCACATAGCGCACCTGCCCGCCCATGGAGAGCTTGTTGGTGAAGCGGCGCGCCACGGCCATGCTCACGGCAAGGTCGCCCGCCTGCACCATGCGCCCGGTGCCGTCCTGGGCTAGCACCGTGGTCTCCTGGAACTCCGGCACCCCCATGTGGATGACGCTTACGCCCAACACGCCGACCTTGCCCCAGGCCACTGCCGCCGCTGCCGCGCTCAGCCGAATGTCGAGCAGCCAGTTGCGATAGGAAAACCCGGCCTCAGCCCTTTCCACGTAGGCGATCCCGGCCGGGTTCCAGAAGATGGCGTTCACTCCCCTGGTCGTAGCCAGGGCGGCTTCGCCCATGGCGGTCTCACGGCCACCCACGCCAATCTTCAGGAACTGCACCCCTGCCGAGCCGGCCTTGCTGAACTCGAAGCCATAGTCCCACTGCGCCTGTGCCGCCGCGCAGCACCAGGACAAGACAAGTATGCACAACAGCGCCTTGCGTATCATCGCCAGCTCTCCTGTTGGCTCACTTGATGAGTAACAGCGTCCCTTTGGCATTGCCCACCGCTGACTCCACCGTGTAAAGGTAGATGCCGGCTGCTGTCTTCTGCCGCGAATCGCTGAGCTGATCCCACACGTGCTCGCCGGAGTTGGGGTTATCGTGCTCCAGAGTGCGCACCAGCTCACCGCTCACCGTGTAGATGCGGATGGTACACTTGGCCGGCAGATTGGTGAACACAATGGAGCTCTCCTCGCCTGAGGTGGGCAGTCCGGACACCAACCTGAAAGGATTGGGAAAGACACTCACCTGCAGGGCATTTTCTGCCGGCTGCCGTGCAGTAACCAGGGCCTTGGTATTGCGGTTGGTCATTCCGCTTTCCTGGCCTTTCGTGCTCACCGAGGTGACGGCGTAGTAGTAGCCGACGCCGACCTGGACTGTATTGTCCTTGTACTTCCACTGACCCAGCTCCGCGTCGAAGAAGCGGCTGCGGTCGGTACTGCGACTGATGCGAATGTCGCGTACCTTGGTAAACGGGCCAATGTGAGAGCGGTCGCTGCGGTAGATGCGGAAGATGTCCATCTCTGCCGCGCCGGTGAGCGGATTGACCCAGCTCTCTAAGTCGGGTGGCCAGGTGAGCACGATCTCCTGCGTCGAGGGGAGAACGTAGTAGGTGACCTGCGGAGCCGGAGGCGGTAAGGCCGTCAGGACATAGTTTCGCGAGAAGAGTTGCTTGGCGCGATCCACGGTCTTTTTCAAGGAGTCCAGCCCGGCCGGCAGAAGATTCTGGGCGCTCAGCCCCTTCACCGCTTGGTCCAGGCCAATGCCGTTCACCGCCTCCACCATGACAATGCGCACCGTGTCGCCGATGGCCATGTCGTACGGCCCGAAGCCCTGCAACATGAAGGGCGAGAGTTGCTCGTTCGCGGGAGCCTGCAGGCTCTTGTCCGTGCCGTTGAGGATGGCGTACAGGTCAGAAGCAGTGCGGCTGGTGATGGTGAGGCGATGGGCGTTGTTGATGACCTGGGCCCAAAAGACGGTCGCCGGCTGCTCCGCGCCGTTGCTCGGCGGGTCCCAGTAGAGCGGCGCAAAGCCCGCATAGCCAGTGGTGCGCAGCTCGCCCCGCTTTTCCCAATAGTTGCCCCAATCCCACTTGATGTCCTGCGTGGGATAGTAGTCGTAGGCATAAAGCAGTCGTCGCGCTGCGTCATAGCCCACCATTTCGTCGTCCACGTTCAGGTTGTCGCCCCAGAAGCCGTGCACCAGAATGTCCTGATAGCTGGGCCGGAGCAGATAGGGGAACCCAAAGTAGACCTCGCTCAGCACCTGCCCGGAGGCATTGACAAAGAGGTATTCGATGATGATAAAGTCGGCATAGGCCGGATAGCTCCAGGCCCTGCTGATGCGCGTCACCTGAATGCCATCGCTGGTGCGCCAGCGGGCGGTGATCTTCTCCTCGGCTTCGTGGGGATTGAAGCCACGCGAGCCGTTAAAGTTCTCCACCTCCTCCATCAGGTAAAAGGTCCCCAGGTCGACAAAGTCGAACGGCCCCATCTCGTTGAAAAAGACCGTTCCGCCTGCCTTTTTGCCGCCGATCCAGACTCCACCCCCCTGGCTGTAGGAGCGCTGCTCGTCCTTGTTGGGGAGGACGGCAGGCCCGCCCGGCCAGTCCATGCTGGGATAGTACTCGAAAGGCGAAAAGAGGCCGCCAATTTGGCCGTTGTCCTTCATGGTCTCCCACAGGTCGCCCCGGTCGTGAATCTTGAATAACGGCACCCGCACCTGGGACATGGCCGCTTCAGCCAGCACGAACAGGGCCAAACCGGTGAGGAAACAGATAGCCTTGGTTCTCTCCATGGGCTCTCCTTCCGTTGCACCGCCTTGTGCGTCGCAGCACCTCCGCCTAACGGAAGCTGTAGCGGAGACCCACCCACACGCTGCGCGGCGCGTAGTAAATCATGTAGCTGAGGTCAAAACCGTCCGGGTCGACCAGAGTCGGTTGTCCGGTCTTGACAAAGCGGTCGATGGCCTGCGGATCGAACGCCGCCGGTAGCCCCCACGTCTTGATGCACTTCTGGTTGAACAGGTTGGTGACCCGCGTGTAAAAGGCCAGGGTGTGCTGCCCAATGGTGAAGTAGCGGTTGAACTTCAGGTCCCAGTTCTGCCGCGCAGGCAAGCGATGGTTGTCCAACAAATCAGGCGGGTCATCCGGCTCGAGGTAAGTGAACGCCTGGCCGCTCACATAGCCATACAGAAGGCTCAAATCGCTGTTACCCAGCAGCTGGTAGACAACCGGCACGCGCCATCGCCCCGGGTATTTGAGGAAGAGGTTGGCCCGAAGGATGTGCGGCCGGCTGAAGGAACGCTCCGTGGGCAGGCGATCGCTCGCCTCCACGTACCACTGGTAAGTCACCTTGCCGTCTTTGTCGATGTGAATCTGCCAGGGAGTGGCCGTCCCGTGCGTGCTCTTGGAGAAGCTGTAGTTCATGTCCAAGACCAGGTGGCTGCTAAACAGGGTGCGCAGGCTCACCTCCAAGCCGCGCGCGTCGCCATAGTCGCCACTGTAGCGACTGCTGTAGAAGACGCGCGACTCGTTGCCGGTGTACGGGTCGACGCCGTAGATCCGTTTGTCCAAAAACCGCGCCCGCTCCACCTGGTCGAACACATCTTTGTAGAAGCCGGTGACGTTGAGCACCGCGATGTTTTCAAAGTGGTGCTTGAACCCCAGCTCGAACTGAATGGTCTTCTCCGGCTTCAAGGGTTGCAAGGTAAGGTTGATGACCCGCTCCGGGTCAGTGTCCACCGAGGGCTGCCCCTTGATCACGTAGACCGGCCGGAAGTAGAGGAACTCATACTGCGCATTGATGGGCGGCATCTGGTAGAAATGCCCGTAGCTGAAGTGGAACACACTTCGGTCGGTGATGGGAAACGAGATCCCCAAACGGGGGTTGATTGAGTGAAAGGCAGGCACGCGGTAGCGAGGCTTGGCCAAGACGTTGGCAAAGTCCCACTTCTTGTGACCGAAGGAGTCGATGCCGTCCTTGTCAGGGTCAGCGGACGGATCGTACGCCGGATCTAAGGACGGGTTGAGCACGAAGCT includes these proteins:
- a CDS encoding PorV/PorQ family protein, which translates into the protein MIRKALLCILVLSWCCAAAQAQWDYGFEFSKAGSAGVQFLKIGVGGRETAMGEAALATTRGVNAIFWNPAGIAYVERAEAGFSYRNWLLDIRLSAAAAAVAWGKVGVLGVSVIHMGVPEFQETTVLAQDGTGRMVQAGDLAVSMAVARRFTNKLSMGGQVRYVREELDRDSFANVLVDFGAIYETGFRHLCLSVAAQHFGPDIRFLRDKFRMPLIFRIGLADDLIHTAANRLTLAVDLLHPTDNRERAHFGMEYGLFGSLFLRGGYRSNSDLGAWSFGAGLRQELLGVEGAIDYSYADYGPILGGVSSFTISFGF